Proteins co-encoded in one Paenibacillus sp. genomic window:
- a CDS encoding SDR family oxidoreductase, which translates to MEQRRTALIIGASGGIGLAAALELAGRGVRVAIAARAGERLERAASVLRDAQPEGLAFAADVADADDRRILFERVDAELGRLDILVNSVPGAEPASFLEHGIHHIEEGIRKKLLPYLDAMKLASDRMRTRRWGRIVNVVGNMWKEPDPLRYNFGIVNAAIVNASKAAAFELAPYGITVNGVHPGSILTDRLRSVWADAAERRGVTVETVAQGAAAGVPAGRVGTPEEAAAVIAFLASEEAGYVTGQQISVDGGSMRSM; encoded by the coding sequence ATGGAGCAACGTAGGACGGCATTGATTATAGGAGCCAGCGGAGGGATCGGCTTGGCGGCGGCGCTTGAATTGGCCGGCCGAGGCGTTCGCGTCGCGATCGCCGCGAGGGCGGGCGAACGGCTCGAGCGCGCGGCGTCCGTATTGCGGGACGCGCAGCCGGAAGGCTTAGCGTTCGCCGCGGACGTCGCGGACGCGGACGACCGCCGGATCTTGTTCGAACGCGTCGACGCGGAGCTGGGCCGGCTCGACATCTTGGTGAACAGCGTTCCCGGAGCGGAGCCGGCTTCGTTCCTCGAGCACGGCATTCACCATATCGAAGAAGGCATCCGCAAGAAGCTGCTTCCTTACTTGGACGCCATGAAGCTGGCGTCCGACCGGATGAGGACGAGACGGTGGGGCCGCATCGTCAATGTCGTGGGCAACATGTGGAAGGAGCCGGACCCGCTTCGGTATAACTTCGGCATCGTCAACGCGGCGATCGTCAACGCCTCCAAGGCGGCGGCCTTCGAGTTGGCCCCGTACGGCATCACGGTCAACGGCGTCCACCCCGGAAGCATCTTGACGGATCGGCTTCGCAGCGTATGGGCGGATGCGGCCGAACGGAGAGGGGTAACGGTCGAGACCGTGGCGCAGGGAGCGGCCGCGGGCGTTCCGGCCGGCCGAGTCGGCACCCCGGAAGAAGCGGCGGCGGTCATCGCTTTCCTCGCTTCCGAAGAAGCGGGATACGTGACAGGGCAGCAAATTTCCGTCGACGGGGGCTCGATGCGCAGTATGTAA
- a CDS encoding ATP-grasp domain-containing protein yields the protein MKAILFLGMEIQGGSRDALAAAASMGYAVHVLTTNPALPRSAAAIPEAASVRYVKPLRFRDGAAEIERLRAAGIDVAAVVSFSERHVYTACLLNDALGVGAFTTAAYRRMRDKAAVRKRLEGMPNNPYYAILTDNHPSALGELEARLPLILKRPNSGGSKDVYFATDSAELAQAANRLSPSKAAPALVEEYLDGPQYLTEVLVYEGAAHLVAVIRQDVEYEGGKFIVKGYSIVRDRASPSFRSLEEAAAAIVERIGLRTGSCHLELRFVRGTWKLVEINSRLSGGFMNRFIHIATGVDTAAATLRMWLGEEPDVQPTRDRFAYARYVTADRAGRCRAVQGVEEARQAPGVEEAFMRDVAGRPLHPPRSMADRYGCVIAVGDSAEEAEARAKAAAAMIQFEWEQP from the coding sequence GTGAAAGCGATTTTGTTTCTCGGGATGGAAATCCAGGGCGGGAGCCGCGACGCGCTTGCCGCGGCTGCGAGCATGGGGTATGCCGTCCACGTGCTGACGACCAACCCTGCGCTCCCCCGCAGCGCCGCCGCCATCCCCGAAGCCGCATCCGTCCGGTACGTCAAGCCGCTGAGGTTCCGGGACGGAGCGGCCGAAATCGAGCGGCTCCGCGCGGCGGGCATCGACGTGGCTGCCGTCGTCAGCTTCTCGGAGCGGCATGTCTATACCGCCTGCCTGCTGAACGATGCGCTGGGGGTCGGCGCGTTCACGACGGCGGCGTACCGGCGCATGCGCGATAAAGCCGCGGTTCGAAAGCGGCTCGAAGGCATGCCTAATAATCCTTATTATGCGATTCTCACGGACAATCATCCGTCCGCGCTCGGCGAGCTCGAAGCTCGCTTGCCGCTCATCCTGAAGCGCCCGAACTCGGGAGGCTCCAAGGACGTATACTTCGCGACCGACTCCGCCGAATTGGCGCAGGCGGCGAACCGGCTGTCCCCCTCGAAGGCGGCGCCGGCGCTCGTGGAAGAGTATTTGGACGGACCGCAATATTTGACCGAGGTTCTCGTGTACGAAGGGGCGGCTCATCTCGTCGCCGTCATTCGGCAGGATGTGGAGTACGAGGGCGGCAAATTTATCGTCAAAGGCTACAGCATCGTGCGAGACCGCGCCTCGCCGTCGTTCCGGTCGCTCGAAGAAGCGGCGGCCGCGATCGTGGAACGGATCGGCCTGAGGACCGGTTCCTGCCATCTCGAGCTGCGCTTCGTTCGCGGAACGTGGAAGCTCGTCGAAATCAATTCGCGCCTCTCGGGAGGCTTCATGAACCGGTTCATCCACATTGCGACCGGCGTCGATACGGCCGCAGCGACGCTTCGCATGTGGCTCGGCGAAGAGCCGGACGTGCAGCCGACGCGGGACCGCTTCGCCTACGCCCGCTACGTGACGGCGGACCGCGCGGGACGATGCCGCGCGGTTCAAGGCGTGGAGGAGGCGCGGCAGGCGCCGGGCGTCGAGGAAGCGTTCATGCGCGACGTCGCCGGACGGCCGCTCCATCCGCCGCGCTCGATGGCCGATCGATACGGCTGCGTTATCGCCGTCGGAGACAGCGCCGAGGAGGCGGAGGCCCGCGCGAAAGCGGCTGCCGCGATGATTCAATTCGAGTGGGAGCAGCCTTAA
- a CDS encoding GNAT family N-acetyltransferase: MGADAQTVTLGDWTFRRLELEERGMYDAYAAASDYPITVFSSNFAYIWGNPGPGSVVLWKEIDGMLALFKYHRRYDTLHLPILPLGPGSPDHVAGVLLKAMSFCREWNRSKNTRTRVRVIDDLQYAFLSRSRVFRNYFRCVVLDGMERHASVRELLTLPGSEFRPVRYALRRFEHEFPEARVRRAEERDRDALLELKREWNESAGAKYTKVWDDVFFNNLLNHAAPLGQSVLVLDVGGTIAAAGICGISPNGQGWFTWLKYRKRFPGASSVMYIEIAKEVHRLHPDAELINLGHDAGVSGGLRAFKNKFQPVLDTKRLRVFFRGRYE, encoded by the coding sequence TTGGGTGCCGATGCGCAAACCGTCACGCTCGGGGATTGGACGTTCCGGCGGCTCGAGCTGGAGGAACGCGGCATGTACGATGCATACGCGGCCGCCTCCGACTATCCGATCACCGTGTTCTCCTCGAATTTCGCTTATATCTGGGGCAATCCGGGGCCGGGCTCCGTCGTGCTGTGGAAGGAAATCGACGGCATGCTTGCGCTGTTCAAATATCATCGCCGGTACGATACGCTGCATCTGCCGATCCTGCCGCTCGGGCCGGGCTCTCCGGACCATGTGGCCGGCGTCCTGTTGAAGGCGATGTCGTTCTGCCGCGAGTGGAATCGCTCTAAGAACACCCGCACAAGGGTACGCGTCATCGATGACTTGCAATACGCCTTCTTGTCGCGGTCCCGCGTATTTCGGAACTATTTCCGGTGCGTCGTGCTGGACGGCATGGAACGGCATGCCTCCGTGCGCGAGCTGCTGACGCTGCCGGGCAGCGAATTCCGCCCCGTTCGCTACGCTCTCCGCCGATTCGAACACGAATTCCCGGAGGCGCGCGTCCGGCGCGCGGAGGAACGGGACCGAGACGCGCTGCTGGAGCTGAAACGGGAGTGGAACGAGTCGGCCGGAGCTAAATATACAAAGGTATGGGACGACGTCTTTTTCAATAATTTGCTGAATCATGCCGCGCCTCTCGGGCAATCGGTGCTCGTGCTCGACGTCGGCGGAACGATCGCCGCCGCGGGCATCTGCGGCATTTCGCCCAACGGGCAGGGCTGGTTCACCTGGCTGAAATATCGCAAGCGGTTCCCCGGTGCGTCGTCCGTCATGTATATCGAAATCGCTAAAGAGGTGCACCGGCTTCATCCGGACGCGGAGCTGATCAATCTCGGCCACGACGCCGGCGTCTCGGGCGGATTGCGCGCCTTCAAAAACAAATTCCAGCCGGTTTTGGACACGAAGCGGCTGCGGGTCTTCTTCAGGGGGAGGTACGAGTGA
- a CDS encoding YheC/YheD family protein, which yields MPANLKIVVDDGDVNRLTISPAIGGPHPEWIVVSFGVKTMSCRVRWTDANLFDGGDIVCRLPADVQAYLKIPLDLSYPYRWDGKTLTIGPTIGLLFGRNAGNYTSEFMEKHYADRMLAYPEFGGLVVAYSINAVDWTTQTVTGLYYHPVKKRWVACRTTLPKVTYRRHIGQPNIKAFREAVVRSGGIMFNTARFSKWEMHRIVGDNPILRQYIPPTIRVKNADRLYQFLKQHGSVIIKPVFSSRGKGIATLRRLDDGIRIIEYSVERRVGRLVEPEKLGEWLEAAYGRARRKPIAQKLIPIATVGGAVFDIRVVMQRNVRGEWASSGIECRVAATNKEISNLAAGGRAAAIEDAFRRMDAPVGDVAKLQEEIAYFCRQFCFWMDQLEGHRFVEYGIDLAVDRNGKLWFIEANFRPGYQGFRTFDEAAFRRISAQPLRYAAAVQGFAVTSPDQD from the coding sequence ATGCCCGCCAATCTGAAGATTGTCGTAGACGACGGCGATGTGAATCGGTTGACGATCAGCCCCGCGATCGGCGGGCCGCACCCGGAATGGATCGTCGTCAGCTTCGGAGTGAAAACAATGTCGTGCCGCGTACGCTGGACGGACGCAAACCTGTTCGACGGCGGCGACATCGTTTGCCGGTTGCCCGCCGACGTGCAAGCGTATTTAAAAATACCGTTAGACCTTTCGTATCCATACCGTTGGGACGGCAAAACGCTGACGATCGGCCCGACGATCGGCTTGTTGTTCGGCCGGAATGCCGGAAACTATACTTCAGAATTCATGGAAAAGCACTACGCCGATCGGATGCTGGCGTATCCCGAGTTCGGCGGCTTGGTGGTGGCGTATTCGATCAATGCCGTCGATTGGACGACGCAGACCGTCACAGGGTTGTATTATCACCCGGTTAAGAAGCGATGGGTTGCCTGCCGGACGACGCTGCCCAAGGTGACGTACAGGCGGCATATCGGGCAGCCGAACATCAAAGCGTTCCGCGAGGCGGTGGTCCGCTCCGGCGGCATCATGTTCAACACTGCCCGGTTTTCGAAATGGGAAATGCACCGCATCGTCGGCGACAACCCCATCCTCCGGCAATACATTCCTCCTACGATCCGTGTGAAAAACGCCGACCGGCTGTATCAATTCCTGAAGCAGCACGGCTCCGTCATCATCAAGCCCGTGTTCAGCTCGAGAGGGAAGGGCATCGCGACGCTTCGACGGCTGGATGATGGCATTCGGATCATCGAATATTCGGTCGAGCGGCGCGTCGGGCGGCTCGTCGAGCCGGAGAAGCTGGGCGAATGGCTGGAGGCCGCGTACGGAAGGGCGAGGCGAAAGCCGATCGCGCAAAAGCTCATTCCGATCGCCACCGTCGGCGGCGCCGTATTCGACATTCGCGTCGTCATGCAGCGCAACGTCCGGGGCGAATGGGCGAGCTCCGGCATCGAATGCCGGGTGGCGGCGACGAATAAGGAGATTTCGAACCTGGCCGCAGGAGGCCGGGCGGCGGCGATCGAGGATGCGTTTCGCCGCATGGATGCGCCGGTCGGCGACGTTGCGAAGCTTCAGGAGGAGATCGCGTATTTTTGCCGGCAATTCTGCTTCTGGATGGATCAACTGGAAGGCCATCGGTTCGTGGAATACGGCATCGACCTCGCGGTGGACCGAAACGGCAAGCTGTGGTTTATCGAAGCGAATTTCCGCCCAGGCTACCAGGGCTTTCGCACGTTCGACGAAGCGGCGTTCCGCCGCATCTCGGCGCAGCCGCTTCGGTATGCGGCCGCGGTGCAGGGGTTTGCCGTGACATCGCCGGATCAGGATTGA
- a CDS encoding YheC/YheD family protein has protein sequence MRVPASWLRESGWAEHRTIFVKFGAWETACRVRAGGGADDADELWLPKAVLGGVRLPEGLRLEARRGADRLDIGPVVGLLASFRDRDMTDAALERWLPYVGEYAKIGGLIVAFSLEGMIDDERKAIGCAYDPVSGGWVRGVYPLPAALYLRRAKIGMYAHRRLYKLFGRRFFNAYAFSKWEMYCWLRDSSVGRFLPETAPLGDERQAEALFEKYGKLFLKHTTGFRGVGIYTAERRGDGVALSTGSGEEWTTRTLPDWGETYRTLLAEVDANAYLAQQAVPLAKLNDRVMDFRVVAQKDEAGEWRAQALIARSGPAGSRVSNVSRGGAAQPALTALETYIGDRHAARRACEDFAELALAAAAETERRSGFHYGNFGMDIALDRFGSLWLLEINNVYPDPTIALDANEPELFAKIMAAPLRYARTLSGFGPSSIP, from the coding sequence GTGCGGGTACCCGCTTCATGGCTTCGGGAGAGCGGATGGGCGGAGCACCGGACGATATTCGTCAAGTTCGGCGCCTGGGAGACCGCATGCCGGGTGCGCGCGGGCGGCGGGGCGGACGACGCGGATGAACTGTGGCTGCCCAAGGCCGTTCTCGGCGGCGTCCGCCTCCCCGAAGGGCTGCGGCTCGAAGCGCGCCGCGGCGCGGACCGGCTGGACATCGGCCCCGTCGTCGGGCTGCTCGCTTCGTTCCGGGACCGGGACATGACCGACGCGGCGCTGGAGCGCTGGCTCCCGTACGTCGGGGAATACGCGAAGATCGGCGGCTTGATCGTCGCGTTCAGTTTGGAGGGCATGATAGACGATGAGCGGAAGGCGATCGGCTGCGCGTACGACCCGGTCTCGGGCGGCTGGGTGCGGGGCGTGTACCCGCTGCCTGCCGCTTTGTACTTGCGCCGAGCCAAAATCGGCATGTACGCGCATCGCCGGCTTTACAAGCTGTTCGGCAGGCGGTTTTTCAACGCGTACGCCTTCTCGAAATGGGAGATGTACTGCTGGCTGCGCGATTCTTCCGTCGGCCGCTTCCTGCCGGAGACGGCGCCGCTCGGCGACGAACGACAGGCGGAGGCGCTGTTCGAGAAGTACGGCAAACTGTTCCTAAAGCACACGACCGGTTTCCGGGGCGTCGGCATCTATACGGCGGAGCGGCGAGGGGACGGCGTCGCGCTCTCGACCGGCTCCGGCGAGGAGTGGACGACGCGGACGCTGCCGGATTGGGGCGAGACGTACCGAACGCTGCTCGCGGAGGTCGACGCGAACGCGTATCTCGCGCAGCAGGCCGTTCCGCTGGCGAAGCTGAACGACCGGGTCATGGATTTTCGCGTCGTCGCGCAGAAGGACGAAGCCGGCGAATGGCGGGCCCAGGCGCTTATCGCCAGGTCCGGGCCGGCCGGGAGCCGCGTGAGCAACGTATCCCGCGGCGGGGCGGCGCAGCCCGCGTTGACGGCGCTGGAGACGTACATCGGCGACCGCCACGCGGCCCGGCGCGCCTGCGAAGACTTCGCGGAGCTGGCGCTGGCCGCCGCCGCGGAGACGGAACGGCGCAGCGGGTTCCATTACGGCAATTTCGGGATGGACATCGCGCTCGACCGGTTCGGCTCGCTGTGGCTCTTGGAAATCAACAATGTGTACCCGGATCCGACGATCGCGCTCGACGCGAACGAGCCGGAGCTGTTCGCGAAGATCATGGCGGCTCCGCTTCGGTACGCAAGGACGTTGTCGGGCTTCGGCCCCTCGAGCATACCGTAG
- a CDS encoding winged helix-turn-helix transcriptional regulator: MPSTGGNTLDTNGIAATLRAIGGKWKPLILHFLLREGTMRFGELRRRMPEVTHGMLASQLRELEDDGLIERRSYPEVPPKVEYSISAYGRSLDPVLSAMCAWGIEHRRQRGDAEGES, from the coding sequence ATGCCTTCGACGGGCGGAAATACGTTGGACACGAACGGGATCGCGGCGACCCTCCGCGCGATCGGCGGCAAATGGAAGCCGCTGATCCTTCACTTCTTGCTGCGCGAAGGGACGATGCGGTTCGGCGAGCTGAGGCGGCGAATGCCGGAAGTGACGCACGGCATGCTGGCGAGCCAGCTGCGGGAATTGGAGGACGACGGCCTGATCGAAAGGCGCTCGTACCCGGAGGTCCCTCCGAAAGTGGAATATTCGATCAGCGCGTACGGGCGGTCGCTCGACCCGGTCTTGTCCGCCATGTGCGCTTGGGGGATCGAGCACCGCCGCCAACGGGGCGACGCGGAAGGCGAATCGTAA
- a CDS encoding MFS transporter: MNHIGRTNAKAALTLLCTAQMMILTDTSIVHVALPSIGDALGASAAELQWVVTAYTLLFGGCMLIGGRAGDLLGMRRMLMAGMTVFTLASMLGGWAQSEATLIAARALQGLGAALLAPSVVSLASVLFPEGPERYRALGAIGAVNAVGFSLGLLLGGSLTEAFGWPSVFFVNVPFGIAFLALAPRLLPDNPVRRQPLDVQGAAAATAGLTMFVLAFSLADAHGLLSAPVGLLLAGAAGLLALFVRIERRADYPMVPLRLFGNRGLVGANAATVVFGAVIAPMFFFLTFYLQNVLGFDSLSTGLAFLPHSLLVWIATGIASKAVARHGARRVLLCGMTAFGMGFAWLTFITPERGYWTAVLPGTLLVGLGVATVVVAGVIAATSDVGQQEQGLASGLWNTAIPVGSSIGMAASSLAVELRVERLAAQAEPALAYVEGIRASFFLALVFVAIGFVSVYALMNRTKRETAKAAKRGASAVP; this comes from the coding sequence GTGAACCATATCGGAAGAACGAACGCCAAGGCCGCGCTGACGCTGCTGTGCACGGCTCAAATGATGATTTTAACGGATACGTCCATCGTGCACGTCGCGCTGCCGTCGATCGGGGACGCGCTGGGCGCGTCGGCCGCGGAGCTGCAGTGGGTCGTTACCGCGTACACGCTGCTTTTCGGAGGGTGCATGCTGATCGGCGGACGGGCGGGGGATTTGCTCGGCATGAGGCGCATGCTGATGGCCGGGATGACGGTATTCACGCTCGCGTCCATGCTCGGCGGGTGGGCGCAGTCGGAGGCGACGCTGATCGCGGCTCGCGCGCTGCAGGGACTCGGGGCCGCGCTGCTGGCGCCGTCCGTCGTGTCGCTCGCTTCGGTTTTGTTTCCCGAAGGCCCGGAACGCTATCGGGCGCTCGGCGCGATCGGCGCCGTCAACGCCGTCGGATTTTCGCTCGGACTCCTGCTTGGCGGCTCGCTGACGGAGGCGTTCGGCTGGCCGTCCGTCTTCTTCGTCAACGTGCCGTTCGGCATCGCGTTCCTCGCCTTGGCGCCCCGTCTCCTGCCGGACAACCCCGTTCGGCGGCAGCCACTGGACGTCCAGGGGGCGGCGGCGGCGACGGCCGGCCTGACGATGTTCGTCCTCGCGTTCTCGCTCGCGGATGCGCATGGGCTCTTGTCCGCCCCCGTCGGGCTGCTGTTGGCGGGCGCGGCGGGGCTGCTGGCCTTGTTCGTTCGCATCGAGCGGCGGGCGGATTACCCGATGGTACCGCTGCGGCTGTTCGGCAACCGGGGACTCGTCGGGGCGAACGCGGCTACCGTCGTGTTCGGCGCGGTGATCGCCCCCATGTTTTTCTTTCTCACCTTCTATTTGCAGAACGTGCTCGGCTTCGACTCGCTGTCGACGGGGCTTGCGTTCCTGCCCCATAGCCTGCTCGTTTGGATCGCGACCGGCATCGCGTCGAAGGCGGTGGCGCGGCACGGCGCGCGGCGCGTATTGCTGTGCGGCATGACGGCGTTCGGCATGGGGTTCGCGTGGCTGACGTTCATTACGCCGGAACGGGGGTACTGGACCGCGGTGCTGCCGGGGACGCTGCTCGTCGGGCTGGGCGTCGCGACCGTCGTCGTGGCCGGCGTCATCGCGGCGACGTCGGACGTCGGACAACAGGAGCAGGGGCTCGCGTCCGGCTTGTGGAATACGGCGATCCCCGTCGGCTCCTCGATCGGCATGGCCGCGTCGTCGCTGGCGGTCGAGCTGCGCGTCGAACGGCTCGCGGCGCAGGCCGAGCCGGCGCTCGCTTACGTCGAAGGCATTCGCGCGTCCTTCTTCCTTGCGCTCGTATTCGTTGCGATCGGTTTCGTCAGCGTATATGCGCTCATGAACCGGACGAAACGCGAAACGGCGAAGGCCGCGAAGCGCGGCGCCTCCGCCGTTCCGTAA
- the wrbA gene encoding NAD(P)H:quinone oxidoreductase: MSNVNVAVIYYSSTGTNYRMARWAAEAAKAAGAEAKVLKVPELAPPSVIEANHAWKAHLEETASVPEVALADIEWADAILFSVPTRFGNMPAQMKQFLDTTGGLWFRGKTVNKVVSAMTSAQNAHGGQEATILSLYTSMYHWGAIVAAPGYTDGSMFAAGGNPYGVSATVDQNGNMTSDVQEAVRHQARRTVEIARWVKEGARLRA; the protein is encoded by the coding sequence ATGTCGAACGTCAATGTTGCAGTTATTTATTACAGCTCCACCGGAACGAATTACCGCATGGCCCGTTGGGCCGCCGAAGCCGCGAAGGCCGCAGGGGCCGAAGCGAAAGTGCTGAAGGTGCCCGAGCTCGCGCCGCCCTCCGTCATCGAAGCGAATCACGCTTGGAAGGCGCATCTTGAAGAAACCGCGTCGGTGCCCGAAGTCGCTTTGGCCGATATCGAATGGGCGGACGCAATCCTATTCAGCGTGCCGACGCGCTTCGGCAACATGCCCGCGCAGATGAAGCAGTTTTTGGACACGACGGGCGGCTTATGGTTCCGCGGGAAAACCGTCAACAAAGTCGTCAGCGCGATGACGTCCGCGCAAAACGCGCACGGCGGCCAAGAAGCCACGATCTTATCGCTGTATACGTCGATGTACCACTGGGGAGCGATCGTCGCCGCTCCGGGCTATACGGACGGCTCGATGTTCGCCGCCGGCGGCAACCCGTACGGCGTCAGCGCCACGGTCGACCAGAACGGAAATATGACGAGCGACGTGCAGGAGGCGGTCCGCCACCAAGCTCGCCGTACTGTCGAAATCGCCCGGTGGGTGAAGGAAGGCGCGCGGCTGCGCGCCTGA
- a CDS encoding helix-turn-helix domain-containing protein — protein sequence MERTEQCAGAKSALEMIGGKWKPPILFLLSQRGTIRFNELLRSIPNVTQKILTENLRELEEHGLVTRRVYPEVPPRVEYALTEYGRSAVPIVNSLQQWGSMHRSNREAK from the coding sequence ATGGAACGAACGGAGCAGTGCGCGGGCGCCAAATCCGCCCTTGAAATGATCGGCGGCAAATGGAAGCCGCCGATCTTGTTTTTGTTGTCGCAGCGGGGGACGATTCGGTTCAACGAGCTGCTGCGCTCGATTCCGAACGTGACGCAGAAAATATTGACCGAAAATTTGCGGGAGCTGGAGGAGCACGGTCTCGTGACGCGCCGGGTGTACCCGGAGGTCCCGCCGCGCGTGGAATACGCGCTGACGGAATACGGGCGGAGCGCCGTTCCGATCGTCAATTCGCTCCAGCAATGGGGAAGTATGCATCGATCGAACCGGGAAGCGAAGTAA
- a CDS encoding LuxR family transcriptional regulator, which yields MERSKHANEFDIQSYERKFMVGRRRETALFRRMLEGEVPDKRIIHLYGIGGMGKSFLLDEFRRIAAESGALFLLLDSRDFLHTPQALSARALQLLQDRDPFEAAEPSPAEAARAINAAAAKRRVCVAFDTYEEMGALDRWIREQWIPQLHPNVLFAFAGRFPLDGAWKQSPAWRNLIAWVPLAELTYEDVETYLRLHDVRSEEWTRLIWNKTKGHPLSLSLASYAAATHEAGPLPSLDALPLDASDWMKEVDPELRPLVEAASVLRHFNQDLLAHILDRPVTNEQFRALTEVSFVRRLERGWMLHDLVRSVVAEDLRARTPELYASLWRRCVTLFYRRAARRAGTTHDASWEACEAFYYFGDQLIRDFFYQTSSPHYWETVDEANAEEAEAYLARRKAHAREARIPYPDPETGLTKEFVITAEQSLFPVKHLHFEELRRLPGAQIRLLRRPSGEAAGLSVIIPINGRTLDFLLNKPLSSAFFRGLDPQQLEDMRAADEIDYGLFVYGIDVLDFGDWTLRADAGLFFITQMLTGGFVAGSPPPHPFFHEVHRRLGCDVSEVVHYDYDGRTPAHTYYLDTRGQRLHRYLRKMAQQLGLTELAGGEEASPDAPPLPELTEREAEIVALVGRGLTNAEVAKRLFVSEITVKKHLTAVFQKLGVKNRTELVRRTVGRP from the coding sequence GTGGAACGATCGAAACACGCGAACGAATTCGACATCCAAAGTTACGAACGCAAGTTCATGGTCGGCAGGCGGCGAGAAACGGCGCTGTTTCGGCGCATGCTCGAAGGGGAGGTCCCCGACAAACGGATCATCCATCTGTACGGCATCGGCGGCATGGGCAAGAGCTTCCTGCTCGACGAGTTCCGCCGCATCGCGGCGGAAAGCGGCGCTTTATTTCTCCTGCTCGACAGCCGCGACTTCCTGCATACGCCTCAGGCGCTGTCCGCGAGAGCGCTGCAGCTGCTGCAGGACCGAGATCCGTTCGAAGCGGCGGAGCCCTCCCCCGCGGAAGCCGCGCGGGCGATCAACGCCGCCGCCGCGAAGCGCCGCGTATGCGTCGCGTTCGACACGTACGAGGAAATGGGCGCGCTCGATCGCTGGATCCGGGAACAGTGGATTCCGCAGCTCCATCCGAACGTGCTGTTCGCGTTCGCGGGCCGATTTCCGCTGGACGGCGCCTGGAAGCAATCCCCGGCGTGGAGAAACTTGATCGCATGGGTTCCGCTCGCCGAACTGACGTACGAGGACGTCGAAACGTATTTGCGCCTGCACGACGTCCGCAGCGAGGAATGGACGCGGCTCATCTGGAACAAAACGAAGGGGCATCCGCTCTCGCTGTCGCTCGCGTCGTACGCGGCGGCGACGCACGAGGCGGGACCGCTCCCTTCGCTGGACGCCCTGCCGCTCGACGCCAGCGATTGGATGAAAGAAGTGGATCCCGAGCTGCGCCCGCTCGTCGAAGCCGCCTCCGTCCTGCGCCACTTCAATCAAGATTTGCTCGCGCATATTTTGGACCGGCCGGTGACGAACGAACAATTTCGAGCGCTGACCGAAGTGTCGTTCGTTCGCAGGCTGGAACGCGGATGGATGCTGCACGACCTCGTCCGCTCCGTCGTCGCCGAAGATTTGCGCGCGCGTACGCCGGAGCTGTACGCCTCGTTATGGAGACGATGCGTGACGCTATTTTACCGCCGCGCCGCGCGCCGCGCGGGCACGACGCACGACGCGAGCTGGGAAGCGTGCGAGGCGTTCTATTACTTCGGCGACCAATTGATTCGCGATTTCTTCTACCAGACGTCTTCCCCGCATTATTGGGAAACGGTCGACGAAGCGAACGCGGAGGAAGCGGAGGCGTACTTGGCGCGCCGCAAGGCGCATGCGCGGGAGGCGCGCATTCCGTACCCCGATCCGGAGACGGGGCTGACGAAGGAATTCGTCATTACGGCGGAGCAAAGCTTGTTTCCGGTCAAGCATCTTCATTTCGAGGAGCTGCGAAGGCTGCCCGGCGCGCAGATTCGCCTGCTGCGGCGGCCGTCCGGCGAGGCGGCGGGCCTTTCCGTCATCATCCCGATCAACGGGAGAACGCTGGATTTTTTGCTGAACAAACCGTTGTCCTCGGCGTTCTTTCGCGGCCTCGACCCGCAGCAGCTGGAAGATATGCGAGCGGCCGACGAGATCGACTACGGCTTGTTCGTGTACGGCATCGACGTGCTCGACTTCGGGGATTGGACGCTGCGCGCCGACGCCGGCCTGTTTTTCATCACGCAGATGCTGACCGGCGGGTTCGTCGCGGGCTCGCCCCCGCCGCATCCCTTCTTCCACGAGGTGCACCGGCGGCTCGGCTGCGACGTCTCCGAAGTGGTCCACTACGACTATGACGGCCGGACGCCGGCGCATACGTACTACCTCGATACGCGCGGACAGCGGCTGCATCGCTATTTGCGCAAGATGGCCCAGCAGCTCGGGCTGACGGAGCTCGCGGGCGGCGAGGAAGCCTCCCCGGACGCGCCTCCTCTGCCCGAGCTCACCGAGCGGGAAGCGGAAATCGTCGCGCTGGTCGGCCGCGGGCTGACGAACGCGGAGGTGGCGAAGCGGCTGTTCGTCAGCGAAATTACTGTGAAGAAGCATCTCACCGCCGTCTTCCAAAAGCTCGGCGTCAAAAATCGGACCGAGCTCGTCCGCAGAACGGTCGGCCGGCCCTGA